A single Agromyces sp. CF514 DNA region contains:
- a CDS encoding transglutaminase-like domain-containing protein, translated as MTDQHVTDSAASAATEVGAAPSSSIAEALLARYRTHSPFTDPGSHADLLRGVGTDFAALHRTVEGLVDHYRATPGGVGPEQVDDIDRRWVSSQLDALTARQAGALDAPRPPACRLGGCCRDHSLLAVAILREHGIPARTRLGFAGYFSAGYRHDHVVAERWDAAAERWRRFDPELEQAGYAFAVDDLPRGGHAGFRTAAEAWLEYRSGRTDLADHGVGPGTPFHGPSFVHRYVIADLAHRQCCEVLLWDGWGAMAFPGDELTAEQVELTDLVARLTVAADAGDAAAEIELDELWAHDARVRPGRYVETHSPAGRGGRTDLALRTTVWGESVAEVLTVEAAG; from the coding sequence ATGACCGATCAGCACGTCACCGACTCAGCCGCCTCAGCCGCCACAGAGGTCGGCGCGGCGCCCTCCTCGTCGATCGCCGAGGCACTGCTCGCGCGGTATCGCACGCACTCGCCCTTCACCGATCCGGGATCGCACGCCGACCTGCTGCGCGGCGTCGGCACCGACTTCGCCGCGCTGCACCGCACGGTCGAGGGTCTCGTCGATCACTACCGCGCGACGCCCGGCGGCGTCGGACCCGAGCAGGTCGACGACATCGATCGACGATGGGTCTCGTCGCAGCTCGACGCGCTCACCGCTCGGCAGGCGGGTGCGCTCGATGCCCCGCGTCCGCCGGCGTGCCGGCTCGGCGGATGCTGCCGCGACCATTCGCTGCTCGCGGTCGCGATCCTGCGCGAGCACGGCATCCCGGCGCGCACCCGGCTCGGCTTCGCGGGGTACTTCTCGGCCGGGTACCGGCACGACCACGTCGTCGCCGAACGGTGGGATGCGGCAGCCGAGCGCTGGCGCCGGTTCGACCCCGAGCTCGAGCAGGCGGGGTACGCGTTCGCGGTCGACGACCTGCCGCGCGGCGGGCACGCGGGGTTCCGCACGGCCGCGGAGGCCTGGCTGGAGTACCGCTCCGGACGCACCGATCTCGCCGACCACGGCGTCGGACCCGGGACGCCGTTCCACGGGCCGTCGTTCGTGCACCGCTACGTGATCGCCGACCTCGCGCACCGGCAGTGCTGCGAGGTGCTGCTGTGGGACGGCTGGGGTGCGATGGCCTTCCCCGGCGACGAACTCACCGCCGAGCAGGTCGAGCTCACCGACCTGGTCGCCCGCCTCACCGTCGCCGCCGACGCCGGCGATGCGGCCGCCGAGATCGAGCTCGACGAGCTCTGGGCGCACGACGCCCGGGTGCGGCCCGGCCGGTACGTGGAGACGCACTCCCCCGCCGGGCGCGGGGGCCGCACCGACCTCGCACTCCGCACGACGGTGTGGGGCGAGTCGGTCGCGGAGGTCCTCACCGTCGAGGCGGCGGGCTGA
- a CDS encoding MerR family transcriptional regulator: protein MHELGTGEMSRASGLSLKALRVYEARGLLVPAAVDEVTGYRRYGEAELARARSIQALRRIGVPLARVHALLDAPPDALRGALTDWWSNERAVFAERSQVVDLVTDAASLAHLDPASASAVDARVHATQRPALKVASITHVVEQAELVPTSIAGVITLRRHLAEQGARPADAHWFVFHDPVGHGLPGRVEVVVPYSDTCDPADEIVLRVHPATAYVAVDVTAAELVYPSLLRFYDAVTRAAERRGGATGAPRELYERPWSTSPCEVVATIALPIAGP, encoded by the coding sequence ATGCACGAACTCGGCACGGGCGAGATGAGTCGTGCGTCCGGGCTGTCGTTGAAGGCGCTGCGCGTGTACGAGGCGAGGGGCCTGCTCGTGCCCGCCGCGGTCGACGAGGTCACCGGCTACCGCCGCTACGGCGAGGCCGAACTCGCGCGGGCCAGGTCGATCCAGGCGCTGCGGCGCATCGGCGTGCCGCTGGCCAGGGTGCACGCGTTGCTCGACGCACCGCCCGACGCACTGCGCGGCGCGCTCACCGACTGGTGGTCGAACGAGCGGGCCGTGTTCGCCGAACGCAGCCAGGTCGTCGACCTCGTGACGGATGCCGCGTCCCTCGCCCACCTCGATCCCGCCTCGGCGAGCGCCGTCGACGCGCGGGTGCACGCGACCCAGCGGCCGGCCCTCAAGGTCGCGTCGATCACGCACGTGGTCGAGCAGGCCGAGCTCGTGCCCACCTCGATCGCCGGCGTCATCACGCTGCGCCGGCACCTCGCGGAGCAGGGGGCCCGGCCGGCCGACGCGCACTGGTTCGTCTTCCACGATCCAGTCGGCCACGGGCTGCCGGGTCGGGTCGAGGTCGTCGTCCCGTACTCGGACACGTGCGATCCGGCTGACGAGATCGTGCTGCGCGTGCACCCCGCCACCGCGTACGTCGCGGTCGACGTCACCGCCGCCGAGCTCGTGTACCCGTCGTTGCTGCGCTTCTACGACGCCGTCACGCGAGCGGCCGAACGGCGCGGCGGCGCGACCGGCGCTCCACGCGAGCTGTACGAACGCCCGTGGAGCACGTCGCCCTGCGAGGTCGTCGCGACGATCGCACTGCCGATCGCGGGTCCGTGA
- a CDS encoding aminodeoxychorismate lyase, with product MTVTLLLEPLPADARLDDLASTFREVPADAPALRVGELSTQRGDGVFETIQVVNGHAQEVGPHLERLRNSAVICELPAPNLPQWRAAIAEAVALLPDTGEFALKLVLSRGVEHGPAPTAWLHAAPAADFSRPREQGISVVTLDRGYAHDAAANAPWLLLGAKTLSYATNMAALREAHRRGADDTIFVSSDGFVMEGPTSSVILRHGDVYSTPAPSGAILHGTTQMSLFDHLAETGRQTEYRDIRADELGTADALWLVSSVRLAAGITELDGAAFPYDAETTRAFNAYLLEPRD from the coding sequence ATGACCGTCACCCTGCTGCTCGAGCCGCTGCCCGCCGACGCCCGCCTCGACGACCTCGCGTCGACGTTCCGCGAGGTGCCGGCGGATGCCCCCGCGCTGCGCGTCGGCGAACTCTCGACGCAGCGCGGCGACGGGGTGTTCGAGACCATCCAGGTCGTGAACGGCCACGCGCAGGAGGTCGGGCCGCACCTCGAGCGGCTGCGCAACTCGGCGGTCATCTGCGAGCTGCCCGCACCGAACCTGCCGCAGTGGCGCGCGGCCATCGCCGAGGCGGTCGCGCTGCTGCCCGACACCGGCGAGTTCGCGCTCAAGCTCGTGCTGAGCCGAGGCGTCGAGCACGGGCCGGCGCCGACCGCGTGGCTGCACGCCGCGCCCGCGGCCGATTTCAGCCGGCCGCGCGAGCAGGGCATCAGCGTCGTCACCCTCGACCGCGGGTACGCGCACGACGCGGCCGCGAACGCGCCCTGGCTGCTGCTCGGTGCGAAGACCCTGAGCTACGCCACGAACATGGCGGCGCTCCGCGAGGCGCACCGCCGCGGTGCCGACGACACGATCTTCGTCTCGTCCGACGGGTTCGTCATGGAGGGCCCGACATCGAGCGTGATCCTGCGCCACGGCGACGTCTACTCGACCCCCGCGCCATCTGGCGCGATCCTGCACGGCACGACGCAGATGAGCCTGTTCGACCACCTCGCCGAGACCGGCCGCCAGACCGAGTACCGCGACATCCGCGCCGACGAGCTCGGCACGGCCGATGCGCTCTGGCTCGTGTCGAGCGTGCGCCTCGCCGCGGGG
- a CDS encoding DNA-directed RNA polymerase subunit beta has product MASDDSFHRPTKFPPHVFDSYLGGEDPARLSRMAHDTAAALLARVREDPDPEVIARLVSYTDEHGIDAIAELWSQASAKSLPGALWRVYLLRTLIRQDPEGVSLGYQRGAEMSHTIDQVVAGAPAPAGPDEVRELADRILHGLFVGDFAVALDRAAAFCRLVSAGYTSLADDADAVDHVHPERSRSLTQRALRLTQLADELVACARLWRRDALD; this is encoded by the coding sequence ATGGCTTCCGACGACTCCTTCCACCGTCCGACCAAGTTCCCGCCGCACGTGTTCGACTCGTACCTCGGCGGCGAAGACCCTGCGCGGCTCAGCCGAATGGCCCACGACACGGCCGCGGCCCTGCTCGCGCGTGTTCGCGAGGACCCCGATCCCGAGGTGATCGCGCGCCTCGTCTCGTACACCGACGAGCACGGCATCGACGCGATCGCCGAACTCTGGTCGCAGGCGTCGGCGAAGAGCCTCCCGGGTGCTCTCTGGCGGGTCTACCTGCTGCGCACGCTCATCCGGCAGGATCCAGAGGGAGTCAGCCTCGGCTACCAGCGGGGTGCCGAGATGTCGCACACGATCGATCAGGTCGTCGCGGGCGCTCCTGCTCCGGCGGGGCCCGACGAGGTGCGCGAGCTCGCCGACCGCATCCTGCACGGGCTCTTCGTGGGCGACTTCGCGGTCGCGCTCGACCGGGCTGCCGCGTTCTGCCGACTCGTGTCGGCCGGGTACACGAGCCTGGCCGACGACGCCGACGCGGTCGACCACGTGCACCCCGAGCGCTCCCGCAGCCTCACGCAGCGTGCGCTCCGGCTCACGCAGCTCGCCGACGAGCTCGTCGCCTGCGCGCGGCTCTGGCGTCGCGACGCACTCGACTGA
- a CDS encoding LLM class F420-dependent oxidoreductase encodes MRVGMFLNYAGGFREVADEVAELEQAGVDLIAVPEAYSFDAVSQLGFLAARTTRITLASGILQLYTRTPTLTAMTAAGLDYVSGGRFELGIGASGPQVIEGFHGVRYDAPLGRTREIIDICRMTWRREPVVHEGRNYSIPLPAGEGTGLGKPLKLINHPVRERIPITVASLGQKSVEQTAEIADGWLPMFFHPEKATDVWGDALAAGTAKRSADLAPLDVFASPALAITEDPDLTALALAAAKPQLALYVGGMGARGKNFYNDLVASYGFEADAARIQDLYLEGRREEAVAAVPDDLVRAISLIGSTSEVAERVAAFRQAGVTTLAVTPLARNSAERIALMSGLRSIVG; translated from the coding sequence ATGCGCGTCGGGATGTTCCTGAACTATGCGGGCGGGTTCCGCGAGGTGGCCGACGAGGTCGCCGAGCTCGAGCAGGCGGGCGTCGACCTCATCGCCGTGCCCGAGGCGTACTCGTTCGACGCCGTCAGCCAACTCGGCTTCCTCGCGGCGCGCACGACGAGGATCACGCTCGCCTCCGGCATCCTGCAGCTCTACACGCGCACGCCCACGCTCACGGCGATGACGGCCGCCGGACTCGACTACGTCTCGGGAGGCCGCTTCGAACTGGGCATCGGCGCCTCGGGGCCCCAGGTCATCGAGGGATTCCACGGCGTGCGCTACGATGCGCCGCTCGGCCGCACGCGCGAGATCATCGATATCTGCCGCATGACCTGGCGTCGCGAGCCCGTCGTGCACGAGGGGCGGAACTACTCGATCCCGCTGCCCGCGGGCGAGGGCACCGGACTCGGCAAGCCGCTGAAGCTCATCAACCACCCCGTGCGCGAGCGCATCCCGATCACGGTCGCCTCGCTCGGCCAGAAGTCCGTCGAGCAGACCGCCGAGATCGCCGACGGCTGGCTGCCCATGTTCTTCCACCCCGAGAAGGCGACGGATGTCTGGGGCGACGCGCTCGCCGCAGGCACGGCGAAGCGGTCGGCCGACCTCGCCCCGCTCGACGTGTTCGCGAGCCCCGCGCTCGCGATCACCGAGGACCCCGACCTCACAGCCCTCGCCCTCGCCGCCGCCAAACCGCAGCTCGCGCTCTACGTCGGCGGCATGGGTGCGCGCGGCAAGAACTTCTACAACGACCTCGTCGCGAGCTACGGCTTCGAGGCGGATGCCGCGCGCATCCAGGACCTCTACCTCGAGGGTCGTCGTGAGGAGGCCGTGGCCGCCGTGCCCGACGACCTCGTGCGCGCGATCTCGCTCATCGGCTCCACGTCGGAGGTCGCCGAGCGCGTCGCGGCGTTCCGGCAGGCGGGCGTCACCACGCTCGCGGTCACGCCGCTCGCGCGCAACTCGGCCGAGCGCATCGCGCTGATGTCGGGACTGCGGTCGATCGTCGGTTGA
- a CDS encoding MarP family serine protease, translating into MDWSLLLDVLLVLLLIGAVVNGYRAGLLRTAAGLIGVLLGAVAAAFVMPWVMGLVAAPEWRAPAALGSALVLVAIGGTAGGALGAVLGRGAVAVKLGVVDRILGAVGNLLVTVFVLLLVASGVSAMGVPVLSPAIAGSRVLGAIEAITPTPAQRFLAEVRSAAVGEALPWLVDVLEVPPNAPTLPSGGVDDPEIAQAAASVVRITGTAFECGVSMSGSGFVIAPDRIVTNAHVVAGVDEPVVETPGLEARSGRIVAFDADLDLAVIAVDGLDAASLTVTDAATGDAVAVAGYPFGGPLELRPGQVMSVGAVTFREGDGTATRDVMTLAADVDHGNSGGPVLTGDGEVAGVVFAKSESVENVGFAIPVSTLTSFAGDAASLEQLVDSGTCSTG; encoded by the coding sequence ATGGACTGGAGCCTGCTGCTCGACGTGCTGCTCGTGCTCCTGCTGATCGGCGCCGTGGTGAACGGGTACCGCGCCGGCCTCCTCCGCACGGCGGCGGGCCTCATCGGCGTGCTGCTGGGCGCGGTCGCCGCGGCCTTCGTGATGCCGTGGGTCATGGGCCTCGTCGCGGCACCCGAGTGGCGGGCGCCCGCCGCACTGGGCTCCGCGCTCGTGCTCGTCGCGATCGGCGGAACGGCCGGCGGCGCGCTCGGCGCCGTGCTCGGCCGCGGCGCCGTGGCCGTGAAGCTCGGCGTCGTCGACCGGATCCTCGGCGCCGTCGGCAACCTGCTCGTGACCGTCTTCGTCCTGCTGCTCGTCGCCTCGGGGGTCTCGGCGATGGGCGTGCCAGTGCTGTCGCCGGCGATCGCGGGATCGCGCGTGCTGGGCGCGATCGAGGCCATCACCCCGACGCCCGCCCAGCGGTTCCTCGCCGAAGTGCGATCCGCGGCGGTCGGCGAGGCCCTGCCGTGGCTGGTCGACGTGCTCGAGGTGCCGCCGAACGCCCCGACGCTGCCCTCGGGCGGCGTCGATGATCCCGAGATCGCGCAGGCCGCGGCATCCGTGGTCCGGATCACCGGAACCGCGTTCGAGTGCGGCGTGTCGATGTCCGGCAGCGGATTCGTGATCGCGCCCGACCGCATCGTGACCAACGCGCACGTCGTGGCCGGGGTCGACGAGCCGGTCGTCGAGACGCCCGGCCTCGAAGCGCGCTCGGGTCGGATCGTCGCGTTCGACGCGGACCTCGACCTCGCGGTCATCGCGGTCGACGGGCTCGACGCGGCGTCGTTGACGGTGACGGATGCCGCAACGGGTGACGCCGTCGCGGTCGCGGGCTATCCGTTCGGCGGGCCGCTCGAACTGCGGCCCGGCCAGGTCATGTCGGTGGGGGCGGTGACCTTCCGCGAGGGCGACGGAACCGCGACGCGCGACGTCATGACGCTGGCCGCCGACGTCGACCACGGAAACTCGGGCGGACCCGTGCTCACGGGCGACGGCGAGGTCGCCGGCGTGGTCTTCGCGAAGTCGGAAAGCGTCGAGAACGTCGGCTTCGCGATCCCGGTGTCGACGCTGACCTCGTTCGCCGGCGATGCGGCCTCGCTGGAGCAGTTGGTCGACTCCGGCACCTGCTCGACGGGCTGA
- a CDS encoding DeoR/GlpR family DNA-binding transcription regulator: MTDAAHEPLPVPASSAATLPAPERRQRALALVAERGFVRVAELSSVFGVTTVTARADLDALERGGSIRRVHGGAVPLTSLIEAERPEREPSFEEALAASVEPKRLIGLHAASLVRSGQSIILDVGTTTLQIARSLRARADLEDLTIFTNGLSIALELEPEIPRFTVIVTGGSLRPKQHSLVHPLAGSMLDEVHVDLAFIGCNGVDPVHGVTNANLPEASVKTLMLKAAARSIVVADATKLGEVHLGRIAAVDAFDTLVTDAAAPSALIAELGEVGLATAIARDPRVEA; the protein is encoded by the coding sequence ATGACGGATGCCGCGCACGAGCCACTGCCCGTTCCCGCGTCGTCCGCCGCGACGCTCCCCGCCCCGGAGCGCAGGCAGCGGGCGCTCGCCCTCGTCGCCGAGCGCGGATTCGTGCGCGTGGCCGAGCTCAGCAGCGTGTTCGGCGTCACCACCGTCACCGCTCGGGCCGACCTCGACGCGCTCGAACGCGGAGGCTCCATCCGGCGCGTGCACGGCGGAGCCGTTCCGCTCACCTCGCTCATCGAGGCCGAGCGGCCCGAACGCGAGCCCAGCTTCGAAGAGGCGCTCGCGGCATCCGTCGAACCGAAGCGCCTCATCGGCCTGCACGCGGCCTCGCTCGTGCGCAGCGGTCAGAGCATCATCCTCGACGTCGGCACGACCACCCTGCAGATCGCAAGGTCGCTGCGCGCCAGGGCCGACCTCGAAGACCTCACGATCTTCACGAACGGACTCTCGATCGCCCTCGAGCTCGAACCCGAGATCCCGAGGTTCACGGTCATCGTCACCGGCGGCAGCCTCCGCCCGAAGCAGCACTCGCTCGTGCACCCGCTCGCCGGATCCATGCTCGACGAGGTGCACGTCGACCTCGCCTTCATCGGCTGCAACGGCGTCGACCCCGTGCACGGCGTGACCAACGCCAACCTGCCAGAGGCCTCCGTGAAGACGCTCATGCTGAAGGCCGCGGCGCGCTCGATCGTCGTGGCCGACGCCACCAAGCTCGGCGAGGTGCACCTCGGGCGCATCGCCGCCGTCGACGCCTTCGACACGCTCGTCACCGATGCCGCAGCGCCCTCCGCCCTCATCGCCGAACTGGGCGAGGTCGGCCTCGCGACGGCCATCGCGCGAGACCCTAGAGTTGAGGCATGA
- a CDS encoding aldose 1-epimerase family protein, with translation MTLPTGEQFVLETSTASGDLRATITAVAAGIRSLSINGIDLVPEYAEDLPTPMGAGIVLVPWPNRIRDGVWRDDDDVEHRLAITEPKFNNAIHGLLRYAEYRVVDQQRDSVTLAANIYPQLGYPFLLETAVHYELVSDGLRVTHHLENQGGEAAPVAIGTHPYLKIGDVPTGDLVLRLDAASHIEVDDRLLPTGEVPVDGTEWDLREGRRVSELSLDDAFGEVTAHDGEVLHSLTAPDGRSVSIWANDEFAYVQVYTTHRFPGEDGQVAIAIEPMTAPAEAFNSGRGLRRLDPGEAWELSWGIRFEGFSAE, from the coding sequence ATGACGCTTCCCACGGGCGAGCAGTTCGTGCTCGAGACCTCGACCGCGAGCGGTGACCTCCGCGCCACGATCACGGCCGTGGCCGCCGGCATCCGCAGCCTGAGCATCAACGGCATCGACCTCGTTCCCGAGTACGCCGAAGACCTGCCGACCCCCATGGGCGCCGGCATCGTGCTCGTGCCGTGGCCCAACCGCATCCGCGACGGCGTGTGGCGCGACGACGACGACGTCGAACACCGGCTCGCGATCACCGAGCCCAAGTTCAACAACGCGATCCACGGGCTCCTGCGGTACGCCGAGTACCGCGTGGTCGACCAGCAGCGCGACTCGGTGACCCTCGCAGCGAACATCTACCCGCAGCTCGGCTATCCGTTCCTGCTCGAGACCGCGGTGCACTACGAACTCGTGTCCGACGGACTCCGCGTCACGCACCACCTCGAGAACCAGGGCGGCGAGGCCGCGCCGGTCGCCATCGGCACCCACCCGTACCTCAAGATCGGCGACGTGCCGACGGGCGACCTCGTGCTTCGACTCGACGCCGCGAGCCACATCGAGGTCGACGACCGCCTGCTGCCGACCGGCGAGGTGCCCGTCGACGGCACCGAGTGGGACCTCCGCGAGGGCCGCCGCGTCTCCGAGCTCTCGCTCGACGACGCCTTCGGCGAGGTCACCGCGCACGACGGCGAGGTGCTCCACTCGCTCACCGCGCCAGACGGACGCAGCGTGTCGATCTGGGCGAATGACGAGTTCGCGTACGTGCAGGTCTACACGACGCACCGGTTCCCGGGCGAAGACGGCCAGGTCGCCATCGCGATCGAGCCCATGACCGCGCCGGCCGAGGCGTTCAACTCGGGTCGCGGCTTGCGCCGGCTCGACCCCGGCGAGGCCTGGGAGCTCTCGTGGGGCATCCGTTTCGAGGGCTTCAGCGCCGAGTAG